A region of the Kribbella sp. NBC_01245 genome:
GTGCCTTCGGGGTAGGTGACCGTGGCGTTGCGGGCCTGGATCGTGCCGCAGCGCCAGCCGGTGGTCGAGCCCGAGCGGCAGATCGACGACCCGACGGGCGCGTCCTGCGAACCACCGACCGCCACCCGGCCGCCCGCGTAGTTGTTGACCGCGCCGATCATCGTGTTGCCCGCGCCGACGCCGACCCACGCGTAGTCGTTGCCCGGGAAGCTCGAGCCGCGGAACTGCCCGCTCGGCTGGCTCGTCGTGGCGCCTTGCCGACCGCAATGGCCTGCCGTCACGAAACCACCGTTGACGGAGAAGCCGACGGAACAGCGCGTGCCGCTGCCGATGTAGTACGCGTTGCCGCCGACCACGTCGATCATGGCCCGCGGCGACTCGTTCGATACGACGACCCGTACGACGTTGGCCGGTACGCCGCTGCTCGCCACGAACGCGCGGCCGATCGCGGTAGACCGGGCACTGACGACGAGCCGGTTCGACGGGAGGTCGACGTACCAGCCAGGGATACCGGCAGGCGCCTGCCGGGCGTCGAGTCGCGCCTTCCAGGCATCGAGTCGGGCTTCGGTGTACGCGACGCGGCGAGGTTCGGCCCCTGCCGCGACGACTCGCGCCCGTTGTCCGTCGGCGGTGATACCCGCGATCAGACGGCCGGAGCGTGCGTCGTACCAAGTGCCGCCGAGCGCGGCGGGGACTCGCTTGCGTAAGGCGCGGTCGACCCGGGCTGCTTCGTCCTCGCGGATGAGGCGGTCCTGCGCCTGGTCGGGGGTGAGCCGGAGGTCGCGTTGCAGGGCGGTCAGCATCGCGCCGTCCGGTTCCTTGACCTGGACGGACGACGCTTGCGGGGCGAGCGCGATCACCGCAGTGGCAGTGATCAGCGCCGCACCC
Encoded here:
- a CDS encoding S1 family peptidase, whose translation is MPRPLPALLGAALITATAVIALAPQASSVQVKEPDGAMLTALQRDLRLTPDQAQDRLIREDEAARVDRALRKRVPAALGGTWYDARSGRLIAGITADGQRARVVAAGAEPRRVAYTEARLDAWKARLDARQAPAGIPGWYVDLPSNRLVVSARSTAIGRAFVASSGVPANVVRVVVSNESPRAMIDVVGGNAYYIGSGTRCSVGFSVNGGFVTAGHCGRQGATTSQPSGQFRGSSFPGNDYAWVGVGAGNTMIGAVNNYAGGRVAVGGSQDAPVGSSICRSGSTTGWRCGTIQARNATVTYPEGTITGLIRTNACAEPGDSGGSAISGNQAQGVTSGGSGNCSSGGTTFFQPVNEILQAYGLTLVTSGGGDLTPPPTTCTGLPNNYSGSLSGGGVAYQPNGSYYTSNASGTHKGCLDGPAGTDFDLYLQKWNGSSWASVASGTTEAPDETVTYNGTAGYYRWQVHAYSGSGSYRLGTSTP